From Salinicoccus roseus, one genomic window encodes:
- a CDS encoding nitrate reductase subunit alpha, producing the protein MKKLFGLKFFEPTEKFNGNWSIMEDKSREWEKMYRQRWSHDKVVRTTHGVNCTGSCSWKVFVKNGIITWENQQTDYPSCGTDMPEYEPRGCPRGASFSWYEYSPMRIKFPYMRGKLWRLWRTALEEQDDPIQAWASIVEDEEKAKSYKQARGMGGHVRVTWKDATQLIAAQLIYTIRKYGPDRIAGFTPIPAMSMISYAAGSRFISLLGGEMLSFYDWYADLPNASPQIWGEQTDVPESADWYNSNYLMMWGSNVPLTRTPDAHFMTEVRYKGTKIVSVAPDYAENVKFADNWLAPNPGTDAALAQGMTHVILDEFYHQRQEPMFIDYAKRFTDMPFLIMLDDFQDTLKAGRFLRESDLGIESTNAEWKPVILDGNTDQLLAPNGTMGQRWEDGKQWNLRLEQEDGSIIDPALTVEGHDAEVIEVVFPYFDNAGNSVFKRPIAARRVKLADGTERYVATIYDLMTSQYGVNRFGTENEARGYDDASCIYTPAWQEEITGVKQSLVIQIAREFAQNAVDTDGRSMIIMGAGINHWFNSDTIYRAILNLVMLCGCQGKNGGGWAHYVGQEKVRPYEGWGHVAFAKDWQAPPRQQNATSWFYFATEQWRYEEAGADALQSPTAEKIDYRHPADYNVLAARLGWLPSYPQFNKSSLDFAKEAAAKGDDSDQAIIDLAVDQLKNKETRFAIEDPGAKENHPKTLFIWRSNLISSSAKGQEYFMKHLLGAKNGLLATPNDEFIPEEIEWRDDVEGKLDLMIALDFRMTATPIYADIILPAATWYEKHDISSTDMHPFIHPFNPAVDPLWESKSDWNIFKDLSKRFTDMAKEHLPGKHKDLVTAPLAHDTKQEIAQPLGHVKDWSKGEVEAIPGQTMPGMKVVERDYTEVYDKFITAGPKFKTNIGAHGISFDVSDQYEELKDMLGVYTDGTIKDGLPKMGTARNVADVILHVASCSNGEVSRKSYENLQNQTGMSVTGIAAEREHEKITFKNITAQPREVLPTAVFQGYNRPGKRYSPFTINVEHNVPFRTLTGRQSFYLDHDMFLQFGEALPVYKPTLPPMVFGTRDKQVKGGVDSLVLRYLTPHGKWNIHSTYQDNLHMLTLFRGGPTVWLSRLDAEAHDINDNDWLEVYNRNGVVNARAVVSHRMPKGTMFMYHAQDKHIEMPGSEITDTRGGSHNAPTRIHMKPTQMVGGYAQTSYGFNYYGPIGNQRDVYVAVRKMKEVNWLED; encoded by the coding sequence ATGAAGAAATTGTTCGGTCTGAAGTTTTTCGAACCAACGGAAAAATTCAACGGTAACTGGTCAATAATGGAAGATAAGAGCAGGGAATGGGAGAAGATGTACCGGCAGCGCTGGAGTCACGATAAGGTCGTCAGGACGACCCACGGGGTAAACTGTACAGGCTCCTGCTCCTGGAAGGTATTCGTCAAGAACGGCATCATAACATGGGAAAACCAGCAGACGGACTATCCTTCCTGCGGTACCGATATGCCGGAATATGAACCGCGGGGATGTCCACGCGGCGCCTCCTTCTCATGGTACGAATACAGCCCGATGCGCATCAAGTTTCCATATATGAGAGGCAAGCTGTGGCGTCTGTGGCGGACGGCACTCGAAGAACAGGATGATCCGATCCAGGCATGGGCAAGCATCGTCGAGGATGAAGAGAAGGCAAAGTCCTACAAGCAGGCAAGGGGCATGGGCGGCCACGTGCGCGTCACGTGGAAGGATGCGACGCAGCTGATCGCGGCCCAGCTCATCTACACGATCAGGAAATACGGCCCTGACCGCATTGCAGGATTCACGCCAATTCCTGCAATGAGCATGATCAGCTATGCAGCAGGTTCAAGGTTCATCTCTCTGCTCGGCGGCGAGATGCTCAGCTTCTACGACTGGTACGCAGATCTTCCGAACGCCTCACCTCAAATCTGGGGCGAACAGACGGATGTTCCGGAATCGGCGGACTGGTACAACTCCAACTATCTGATGATGTGGGGGTCGAACGTACCGTTGACCCGCACACCGGATGCCCACTTCATGACGGAAGTGAGATACAAGGGGACGAAAATCGTTTCTGTGGCACCGGACTATGCAGAGAACGTCAAATTCGCGGATAACTGGCTTGCTCCGAATCCGGGCACGGATGCAGCACTCGCACAGGGAATGACGCATGTCATCCTGGACGAGTTCTATCATCAGAGGCAGGAGCCGATGTTCATAGATTATGCGAAACGCTTCACCGACATGCCGTTCCTGATCATGCTGGACGATTTCCAGGATACTCTGAAGGCGGGAAGGTTCCTGAGGGAAAGCGATCTTGGCATCGAATCCACGAACGCAGAGTGGAAGCCCGTCATCCTGGATGGCAACACGGATCAGCTGCTCGCTCCCAATGGCACGATGGGACAGCGCTGGGAAGACGGCAAGCAGTGGAACCTCAGACTTGAACAGGAGGATGGTTCAATCATCGATCCGGCGCTCACTGTCGAAGGACATGATGCTGAAGTGATCGAAGTCGTATTCCCGTATTTCGACAATGCCGGCAACAGCGTATTCAAGCGTCCGATCGCAGCACGCAGAGTGAAGCTTGCGGACGGTACGGAGCGCTATGTGGCGACAATCTACGACCTGATGACCAGCCAGTATGGCGTCAACCGCTTCGGCACTGAAAATGAAGCGCGTGGCTATGATGATGCTTCCTGCATCTATACGCCAGCATGGCAGGAAGAGATCACCGGTGTGAAGCAATCTCTCGTCATTCAGATTGCACGTGAATTTGCACAGAACGCAGTCGATACGGACGGCCGTTCCATGATCATCATGGGTGCCGGCATCAACCACTGGTTCAACTCCGACACGATATACAGGGCGATCTTGAACCTTGTGATGCTGTGCGGCTGTCAAGGCAAGAACGGCGGCGGCTGGGCACACTACGTCGGACAGGAGAAGGTGCGTCCCTATGAAGGTTGGGGACATGTCGCATTTGCGAAGGACTGGCAGGCACCACCGCGCCAGCAGAATGCAACGAGCTGGTTCTACTTTGCTACAGAGCAATGGAGATATGAAGAGGCTGGTGCAGATGCACTGCAGTCTCCGACAGCAGAGAAGATCGACTACAGGCACCCTGCGGACTACAACGTACTTGCAGCGAGACTTGGATGGCTGCCGAGCTATCCGCAGTTCAATAAGAGCAGCCTTGACTTTGCCAAGGAGGCCGCTGCCAAGGGGGATGACTCCGATCAGGCCATCATCGACCTCGCAGTCGATCAGCTGAAGAATAAGGAAACACGATTTGCGATTGAAGATCCGGGTGCGAAGGAGAACCACCCTAAAACATTGTTCATCTGGCGCTCCAACTTGATCTCCTCTTCTGCGAAAGGGCAGGAGTACTTCATGAAGCACCTGCTCGGGGCCAAAAACGGCCTGCTCGCCACACCGAACGATGAATTCATCCCTGAAGAGATCGAATGGCGCGATGATGTCGAAGGGAAGCTCGATCTCATGATCGCACTCGACTTCAGGATGACGGCGACACCGATCTATGCGGACATCATCCTGCCGGCGGCGACATGGTACGAGAAGCATGATATTTCAAGTACCGACATGCACCCGTTCATCCACCCGTTCAATCCTGCGGTCGACCCGCTGTGGGAGTCGAAATCCGACTGGAACATATTCAAGGACCTGTCGAAAAGGTTCACCGACATGGCGAAAGAACATCTGCCGGGCAAGCATAAGGACCTTGTCACAGCACCATTGGCCCATGATACGAAACAGGAGATCGCACAGCCGCTCGGCCATGTGAAGGATTGGTCGAAAGGAGAGGTCGAAGCCATTCCTGGGCAGACGATGCCGGGAATGAAAGTGGTGGAGCGGGACTATACGGAAGTGTACGACAAGTTCATCACTGCCGGACCAAAGTTCAAGACGAATATCGGGGCACATGGCATTTCATTCGATGTGAGCGACCAGTACGAGGAACTGAAGGATATGCTCGGAGTCTATACCGACGGTACGATCAAGGATGGCCTGCCGAAGATGGGCACAGCAAGGAATGTTGCCGATGTCATCCTCCATGTTGCTTCCTGCTCGAATGGTGAAGTGTCCAGGAAGTCCTATGAAAACCTGCAGAATCAGACGGGCATGTCGGTCACAGGCATTGCAGCCGAGCGTGAACATGAGAAGATCACCTTCAAGAACATTACCGCACAGCCAAGGGAAGTGCTGCCGACTGCAGTGTTCCAGGGCTACAACAGACCAGGCAAACGCTACAGCCCATTCACGATAAATGTTGAGCATAACGTACCGTTCAGGACACTGACAGGGCGCCAGTCATTCTATTTGGACCATGACATGTTCCTGCAGTTCGGGGAGGCGCTGCCGGTCTATAAACCGACGCTGCCGCCGATGGTGTTCGGCACAAGGGATAAGCAGGTCAAAGGAGGCGTCGACAGCCTCGTACTGAGGTATCTGACGCCGCACGGCAAGTGGAATATCCACTCCACATACCAGGACAACCTGCACATGCTGACGCTCTTCAGGGGCGGACCGACAGTGTGGCTCTCCAGGCTGGATGCAGAAGCGCACGACATCAACGACAATGATTGGCTTGAAGTTTACAACCGCAACGGCGTGGTCAACGCACGGGCAGTCGTTTCCCACAGGATGCCTAAAGGGACGATGTTCATGTATCACGCACAGGACAAGCATATTGAGATGCCGGGTTCTGAAATTACGGATACAAGGGGCGGCAGCCACAACGCGCCGACGAGAATACACATGAAACCGACACAGATGGTCGGGGGATATGCCCAGACAAGCTACGGTTTCAACTACTATGGACCGATAGGGAACCAGAGGGATGTGTATGTGGCAGTAAGAAAAATGAAGGAGGTCAATTGGCTTGAAGATTAA
- a CDS encoding response regulator transcription factor, producing MHKILVVDDEPSIVTLMKFNLEKAGYEVITAEDGRQGLDLSLTEKPDLIVLDLMLPGMDGMDVCKTLRQEKVDTPILMLTAKDEEFDKILGLELGADDYMTKPFSPREVVARVKAILRRTQVQQAPDDASSVIKLGALEIHTDTYDVYARGEQLVLTPKEYELLLYLSNHKNKVLSRDQLLNGVWDFHYDGDTRIVDVHISHLREKIEADPKRPAYIRTIRGFGYKLEVPAE from the coding sequence GTGCATAAGATCCTCGTAGTGGATGATGAGCCATCCATTGTTACATTGATGAAATTCAATCTGGAAAAGGCCGGATATGAAGTGATTACGGCGGAGGACGGGCGTCAGGGCCTGGACCTTTCCCTGACTGAGAAACCTGATCTGATCGTACTGGATCTGATGCTGCCCGGCATGGATGGGATGGATGTATGCAAGACACTCAGGCAGGAGAAGGTCGACACCCCGATCCTCATGCTGACGGCAAAAGATGAGGAATTCGACAAAATCCTTGGTCTCGAGCTCGGCGCAGACGACTACATGACAAAACCCTTCAGCCCAAGGGAAGTCGTCGCCCGCGTCAAGGCGATCCTCCGCAGGACACAGGTGCAGCAGGCACCCGATGATGCATCTTCAGTCATCAAGCTCGGGGCACTCGAAATCCATACCGACACCTATGATGTGTACGCCCGCGGTGAACAGCTCGTACTCACCCCAAAGGAGTACGAGCTGCTGCTCTACCTTTCAAACCATAAGAATAAAGTGCTCAGCCGCGACCAGCTGCTGAACGGTGTGTGGGACTTCCATTATGACGGGGATACACGGATCGTCGATGTCCATATCAGTCATCTGCGCGAGAAGATCGAAGCCGATCCGAAACGCCCGGCCTACATCCGGACCATCCGGGGATTCGGATACAAGCTTGAGGTTCCGGCAGAATGA
- the pnpS gene encoding two-component system histidine kinase PnpS, whose translation MKRLWFRIASAFFILILVLIFILGFFLAALLKNAYTDMTRNHLVENAEMVTQLIVASESYGEREQLQELIQNFEQPIQMRFTVVDTEGVVLADSENDPAEMNNHFNRPEIQDVLEQDEAFGESIRYSTTQDFNMMYVALPLVSEGETVGAVRTSLSLGVIDDAMNRLWFSLSIALGLMFLIAAIASTMLARSITRPIDSIMNVTSRLRKNDYSSRVNTEAKGEIGDLSQSINALAASLQRQMKEIEENEQQLTSIISNMVSGVMLVNQDGKVELLNSAMERFLSQHKGNLIGQPYEKVGERFALSPHIHAVFETNEKVHEEVHSYYPQERIMDAHLAPYYGQGWQQRGVIVVLHDITEIRRLEKMRSDFVANVSHELKTPVTSVRGFSETLMSGEVTDEETTKQFLKIIHDESQRLDRLIRDLLNLSKIERQKMPLNLETLNMTALVHEVSVTLQGAIEEKQTRLVLPDPSKDVYLQGDEDRLRQIILNLVGNGINYTAEGGTVTVSLKENVEKVRLIIKDDGIGIPEESLPRIFERFYRVDRARSRHSGGTGLGLAIVKHLIESHHGEIEVESREGEGTTFTVILPKKQEEK comes from the coding sequence ATGAAGCGGCTATGGTTCAGGATTGCTTCCGCCTTCTTCATCCTGATCCTCGTCCTGATTTTCATCCTCGGTTTCTTCCTGGCAGCTCTGCTGAAGAATGCCTATACCGATATGACACGCAACCATCTCGTCGAAAATGCAGAGATGGTCACCCAGCTCATCGTCGCCTCGGAAAGCTACGGTGAACGCGAACAGCTGCAGGAACTCATCCAGAACTTTGAACAGCCCATACAGATGCGCTTTACGGTTGTTGATACGGAAGGTGTGGTCCTTGCCGATTCCGAAAACGACCCTGCAGAGATGAATAATCATTTCAACCGTCCTGAAATACAGGATGTGCTGGAGCAGGATGAGGCATTCGGAGAATCAATCCGCTATAGTACAACACAGGACTTCAATATGATGTATGTCGCCCTGCCGCTTGTTTCCGAAGGCGAGACTGTAGGAGCAGTCAGGACCTCCCTGTCCCTCGGCGTCATCGATGATGCCATGAATCGGCTGTGGTTCAGCCTGTCGATTGCCCTCGGCCTGATGTTCCTCATCGCCGCCATCGCAAGCACCATGCTCGCAAGGAGCATTACACGCCCGATCGACAGCATCATGAATGTCACTTCCCGCCTGAGGAAGAATGACTACAGCAGCCGGGTGAACACGGAGGCGAAAGGGGAAATCGGCGACCTCTCCCAGTCCATCAATGCACTTGCTGCAAGCCTGCAGAGGCAGATGAAGGAAATCGAGGAGAACGAACAGCAGCTTACGAGCATCATTTCCAACATGGTAAGCGGCGTCATGCTCGTCAACCAGGATGGGAAGGTTGAACTGCTGAACTCGGCGATGGAGCGATTCCTATCCCAGCACAAAGGCAACCTCATCGGCCAGCCCTATGAAAAGGTGGGTGAGCGCTTCGCCCTCAGTCCGCACATACATGCCGTCTTTGAGACCAATGAAAAGGTGCATGAAGAAGTCCACTCCTATTACCCTCAGGAACGCATCATGGATGCCCATCTCGCCCCCTATTATGGCCAAGGGTGGCAGCAGCGGGGTGTGATCGTCGTCCTCCACGACATTACAGAGATAAGAAGGCTCGAAAAGATGCGCAGCGACTTTGTTGCGAATGTATCCCATGAACTGAAGACCCCCGTCACTTCCGTCAGGGGGTTCTCGGAGACTCTGATGAGCGGGGAAGTGACCGATGAGGAAACAACTAAGCAGTTCCTCAAGATCATACACGATGAAAGCCAGCGACTCGACCGACTCATAAGGGATCTTCTGAACCTCTCCAAGATTGAAAGGCAGAAGATGCCGCTGAACCTTGAAACACTCAACATGACAGCACTTGTCCACGAAGTGTCCGTTACACTGCAGGGGGCCATCGAAGAGAAGCAGACGAGGCTGGTGCTCCCCGACCCATCAAAGGATGTATATCTCCAAGGGGATGAAGACCGTCTCAGACAGATCATACTCAATCTGGTGGGTAATGGCATCAACTATACTGCCGAAGGCGGTACTGTCACAGTCTCATTGAAGGAGAATGTCGAAAAGGTCCGACTCATCATCAAGGATGATGGCATCGGTATCCCCGAAGAGAGCCTCCCCCGCATATTCGAACGCTTCTACCGTGTGGACCGGGCCCGTTCCCGCCACTCCGGTGGTACAGGACTCGGCCTTGCCATAGTCAAGCACCTGATAGAGTCCCACCATGGGGAAATAGAAGTGGAGAGCCGCGAAGGTGAAGGCACAACCTTCACCGTCATACTGCCGAAAAAGCAGGAAGAAAAATAG
- a CDS encoding DUF542 domain-containing protein has translation MVKTITEKMTLGDIVTEIPKSGDILRKQRIDFANDGNRTLKEAALNHQLPLENLLYEINAEESANQDGIDIKYMDEAGIIKYIQRKYHEDLKDELPVLESYVEKMVKEDASLEAVEDIFLNLKEALLDHTRDEDDNVFPMLESFIEAPSDDKREALKPHMTELEDEHRNAAEAFWRFRDLTNDYTAKEGDPGIIRFVYQRLENLEKATLDHVHLENNILFKRVRETHDQ, from the coding sequence ATGGTGAAAACAATTACTGAAAAGATGACGCTTGGTGACATAGTAACAGAAATCCCGAAATCAGGAGACATTCTAAGGAAGCAGAGAATCGATTTCGCCAATGATGGAAACAGGACATTGAAGGAAGCGGCGTTGAACCACCAGCTTCCATTGGAAAACCTGTTGTATGAGATTAATGCAGAGGAATCCGCAAATCAGGATGGCATTGATATAAAATATATGGATGAAGCGGGCATCATCAAATATATACAGAGGAAATATCATGAAGATCTGAAGGATGAGCTTCCTGTCCTTGAATCCTATGTAGAGAAGATGGTGAAGGAGGATGCAAGCCTGGAAGCTGTCGAGGACATCTTCCTGAACTTGAAGGAAGCACTCCTTGACCATACGAGGGATGAAGATGACAATGTCTTTCCGATGCTGGAGTCATTCATTGAGGCGCCTTCAGATGATAAACGGGAGGCCCTGAAACCGCATATGACAGAGCTTGAGGATGAACACCGCAATGCCGCTGAAGCGTTCTGGCGCTTCAGGGATCTGACGAATGATTATACGGCGAAAGAAGGGGATCCGGGAATCATCCGATTCGTTTATCAGAGGTTGGAAAACCTTGAGAAAGCCACCCTCGACCATGTGCACCTTGAGAATAATATTCTCTTCAAAAGGGTGAGGGAGACCCATGACCAATAG
- a CDS encoding TIGR00730 family Rossman fold protein gives MKINNITIFCGANTGTDPIYEESAYALGQLLAEKEIGIIFGGGVVGLMGAVADGALSKGGTVTGVIPQFLVDREMAHPEVQHMEVVESMHERKARMETLGDAIITLPGGAGTMEEFFEMFTWGQIGLQKKPIGLLDVNNFFDALTGLFEKLIEEGFLDEKYMGQLFIGDDANEILKSFEVYKPIETRTYETEKRRR, from the coding sequence ATGAAGATCAACAACATCACCATATTCTGTGGTGCCAATACTGGAACTGACCCTATATACGAAGAGAGTGCCTATGCACTTGGACAGCTGTTGGCAGAAAAAGAGATAGGTATCATATTCGGTGGAGGCGTTGTAGGACTGATGGGTGCTGTAGCTGACGGTGCCCTTTCAAAAGGCGGCACTGTAACAGGGGTCATACCACAGTTTCTGGTGGACCGCGAGATGGCACACCCAGAAGTTCAGCATATGGAAGTCGTCGAGAGCATGCATGAGAGGAAGGCACGGATGGAAACACTCGGCGATGCGATCATCACGCTGCCGGGTGGCGCAGGAACGATGGAAGAGTTCTTTGAAATGTTCACCTGGGGACAGATTGGTTTGCAGAAGAAGCCGATTGGCCTGTTGGATGTGAATAATTTCTTCGATGCCCTTACCGGCCTTTTCGAAAAACTCATTGAAGAAGGGTTCCTCGACGAGAAATATATGGGACAGCTTTTCATCGGAGACGATGCCAATGAAATATTGAAAAGTTTTGAAGTCTACAAACCCATTGAGACAAGAACATATGAAACTGAAAAACGACGCCGCTAG
- a CDS encoding GNAT family N-acetyltransferase — MKYIKTKRLILRDWQQSDTAPFIAMNQDPDVRRYFPEKLSTEASKQFIVDAQKDIEDRGFGLFAVERRDTGEFIGFTGIQVLEEDGPFRLEFLPCIEIGWRLMKKHWNQGFATEAAVGVLKFAERHTDIKEVYGLAAKRNWPSIHVMEKIGMARVEEFDHPLIMEGHSLRKHVVYKLEM; from the coding sequence ATGAAATACATCAAAACAAAGCGCTTGATATTGCGTGATTGGCAGCAGAGTGATACTGCCCCTTTCATCGCGATGAATCAAGATCCGGATGTACGCAGGTATTTTCCGGAGAAGCTCTCGACAGAGGCATCGAAGCAGTTCATAGTGGATGCACAGAAGGATATCGAAGATAGGGGATTTGGCCTGTTTGCGGTTGAAAGGCGGGACACCGGGGAATTCATCGGTTTTACAGGCATCCAGGTATTGGAAGAAGACGGACCTTTCAGGCTTGAGTTCCTTCCCTGCATAGAAATCGGATGGCGTCTGATGAAGAAACATTGGAACCAGGGATTTGCGACCGAGGCCGCGGTGGGGGTGCTCAAGTTTGCCGAACGCCATACTGATATCAAGGAAGTATATGGTCTCGCAGCGAAGCGGAACTGGCCGTCGATCCATGTGATGGAGAAGATAGGCATGGCCAGGGTGGAGGAGTTTGACCATCCGCTGATAATGGAAGGCCATTCCTTGAGGAAACACGTTGTATATAAGTTGGAAATGTAA
- a CDS encoding glutathione ABC transporter substrate-binding protein, which translates to MKNLKLLLMLSLVLILSFALAACTDDSNVDPESDSADGGEESSGDTEGGEGGEGGDLVISEMSDVVSLDPHGNNDVPSSNVRSNIYDTLTVLDENMEVQPGLATEWEQVDDNTWEFTLKEGVMFHDGTEFNAEAVEANLKRITDPAMASPRMFLYEMITDVEPVDDYTVEITTEYPFAPLLAHLAHDAGGMLSKDVIDADYEQALSDSGEEMTLEEYYELRDNGGEEHEEVANAISENMGQHAAENAIGTGPFKVQSRAAGEEVVLERNDDYHEEPVALDTVTFKVVPETAARIAELETGDSHVAGAVESNNMERVDSHEETYLDNTESLSLSYIGFNMEKEPLDDPLVRQAISHAIDREAIIDGVYDGVGIPAQGPLAPDVFGYDESVEGLSYDMDRAKELMAEAGYEDGFSLEIWTNDSPQRIDTAVYLQESLKELNIELNVEQLEWGAYLERTAQGEHDMFVLGWSTVTGDADYGMYPLFHSEMHGDPGNRSFMSNDEVDALLEEGRQETDPEARQEIYSEAQEMLVDIAPMAYIHHQNYLTGVRTEVQNFEVDALGIYQLDEVTIGE; encoded by the coding sequence ATGAAAAATTTAAAACTGCTTCTAATGTTGAGCCTGGTTTTAATTTTATCATTTGCGCTGGCTGCATGTACGGACGATAGCAATGTCGATCCGGAGAGCGATTCTGCAGACGGCGGAGAAGAATCTTCAGGTGATACTGAAGGCGGAGAAGGCGGAGAAGGCGGAGATCTTGTCATTTCCGAAATGAGCGACGTCGTCAGTCTCGATCCGCACGGCAACAATGACGTGCCGTCAAGTAACGTACGTTCAAACATCTATGACACACTGACTGTCCTTGATGAGAACATGGAAGTTCAGCCTGGTCTGGCGACTGAATGGGAACAGGTGGATGACAATACATGGGAATTCACTCTCAAGGAAGGCGTCATGTTCCACGATGGAACTGAATTCAATGCTGAAGCTGTCGAAGCGAACCTGAAACGCATCACAGACCCGGCAATGGCGTCTCCACGTATGTTCCTGTATGAGATGATTACGGACGTGGAACCGGTCGATGACTATACTGTCGAAATCACGACAGAATATCCATTTGCCCCACTCCTCGCACACCTTGCACACGATGCAGGAGGTATGCTGAGCAAAGACGTCATCGATGCAGACTATGAGCAGGCACTGTCCGACTCTGGTGAAGAGATGACACTTGAAGAGTACTATGAACTTCGCGACAATGGCGGCGAAGAGCATGAGGAAGTTGCGAATGCAATCTCCGAAAACATGGGGCAGCATGCTGCCGAGAATGCAATCGGTACAGGTCCATTCAAGGTCCAGTCCCGTGCAGCTGGTGAAGAAGTCGTGCTCGAAAGAAACGATGACTATCACGAAGAGCCTGTAGCATTGGACACGGTAACATTTAAAGTGGTACCGGAAACTGCTGCACGCATTGCTGAACTTGAAACTGGCGACAGCCATGTTGCAGGTGCAGTGGAGTCCAACAACATGGAACGTGTTGACTCCCACGAAGAAACATATCTCGACAACACAGAATCACTTTCACTTTCATACATCGGCTTCAACATGGAGAAGGAACCACTCGATGATCCACTCGTACGTCAGGCGATTTCACATGCCATCGACAGGGAAGCAATCATCGATGGCGTATATGATGGTGTAGGTATCCCGGCACAAGGTCCACTTGCTCCGGATGTATTCGGCTATGACGAAAGCGTTGAAGGCCTCTCCTACGATATGGATCGTGCGAAGGAACTTATGGCGGAAGCCGGATATGAAGATGGCTTCTCACTTGAAATCTGGACAAATGACAGCCCACAACGTATCGATACGGCAGTCTATCTGCAGGAGTCCCTGAAGGAGCTCAACATCGAGTTGAATGTAGAACAGCTCGAGTGGGGCGCGTATCTTGAGAGGACTGCACAGGGTGAGCATGACATGTTCGTTCTTGGATGGTCAACAGTTACTGGCGACGCGGACTACGGCATGTACCCGCTGTTCCACTCTGAAATGCATGGCGACCCGGGTAACCGTTCATTCATGAGCAATGATGAAGTGGACGCCCTGCTTGAAGAAGGCCGTCAGGAAACTGACCCTGAAGCACGTCAGGAAATCTACTCGGAAGCTCAGGAAATGCTCGTGGATATCGCCCCTATGGCATATATCCACCACCAGAACTATCTGACTGGTGTGCGTACAGAGGTACAGAACTTTGAAGTGGATGCCCTCGGCATCTATCAGTTGGACGAAGTCACTATAGGCGAATAA